The Lactuca sativa cultivar Salinas chromosome 2, Lsat_Salinas_v11, whole genome shotgun sequence genome includes the window CCATACAAAGGCTCCAAGTTaagaactttatggattaagacgttgccCAAGACCCATATCTGTAATTTGGATGTTGGAATGCAAGTATTAAACACTTAAGAAGAAAGTGCTTAATAGGcgcatatgttgggcgtactcaaaatTACAATGCGCGGATGTGTCCGTGTCCACGATTATACATGCAACCTAGTACGTAGGGTGTACGCttggtacgcacagcgtaccaAGCCTGGTCTTGGGCTTTTGTGACTTTGGGCAATATTTAGACTACTGGGGTTTTGGGCCTTATTAGGCCATTAACCTTTCTGACTTTGGGCAATTACTAGGCTCTGGGCCTCCTTGGATTTGGGACCATATTGGGTTTTGGGTATCATTTAGGGATTTGGGTCATATTGGGCTTCTTGGTGCCATTGGGTTGGGCCTCGGATATTGGGCCAAGTGacgaaggggtaaaatggtcttttaccctggatGTTAGAGAAATAAACTAGGATCTCGGTTATGGTTTTTGGccaaattattaattgggtattatttgatgatgttTAGTGCAGAGATTTCCCGGATCAGCAGCCCGAGCTTTTATATGATATATTCAGCAGtttaaggtgagtctcctcactgtgtttggcgggtcgaaggcaccaatgccgacccatgattTATTATGAGCAGGATGCTAGTTATCTGTGTGACTCTAGTGTGTATGGTATGTGCTATGTATATCAGGTGGGGTgtgatgtcaggcggggcccgatgagtGTATTgcatgctatttatctttgtgattcttacatgtgttttatatgtttgtatgaatGTCAGGCGGGACCTGATGAATGGGATAAGGGGGGTCCTTCTCATGTTATTGTCATATCTGTTTCgagtggggctcgatgtcgggcgagaCCCAATAGGAGTGGGGCATGCcccattgtatgtttgatatgtatggtatgatgtattttgggaaactcactaaactttgtgattacggttttcagtttatgtttcaggtacttccagatcGAAGGGATACTCACcaaaaacatatcatcacatTGACAACTAACATAAACTTTGAGTAAGTCGAATAGAGTATGGCCGGTTGTCAAAGATCttcatatataaatttaatacccTAAAATACTTAATTAATAATAAAGTACTAAACTGTTAAACTAAGTTTTTCAAGTTAATATTGAACGAAGCCACCAAAAACTAAACCATCAAAACTTTAAGAAATTACCATCTAGCTAACCGAAACATGCATGAATAAACTAACACTATTATTGACCATGCATGAATACTACTCAACTAGCCAAGGTTAAAAATATTAGGCCGTTTTGGTGCTGGAGCTATACGTACTCTCTTCTTTAGGAAACCAGTAGCGATTATAGAACCAAATAGAATCGCCGGAGACAGACACATTGTCTTGGTTACGATGCCAATTGTAAAAGGCGTGTGTCCTGTTCTTTATCTCTAGTAATGCATGCCCAAAGCTCGCTTCCCTAAAAGCCGAGTAATCTGGTTGATGTTCTGTAAaactacaaaaataaaaattatttaattaacgATGAGCTTCTTTCCAAATAATCCATTAATCAATTATATATGTCAATCGAGCATGATATATATTACCTATCAGCGATACCCTCTATGTTTCCACCATCACCAACAGTAATGTAAACGGGAGCAGATGGGTCTTTCACTGGAGTACTTAGTCCATCGGTTATGTTATATTGAACATTTGAGACTCTCTCCTATATAATTAatgaaacaaatatatatatatatatatatatatatatatatatatatatatatatatatatatatatatatatatatatatatatatatatatatatatatatatatatatatatatatatatatatatatatatatatatatatatatatggcttaaGTCGAGATATGTATGATTAAATGATCATGCATAATGATCAAGACGTGATTTATAAAACCTACCGAGCGTTCATATGAATGAACATGTCCGGAAAACACAAGATCAACTTTGTACTTAACAAACCATGGCTCGAACACAACTCTCATGCCTTCTCCTTCCATGAAATGATAGTTATTACTGTTGTACATTGGTGAATGCAAGAGAATAATCAACCATGGGGTTTCACTTCTGTTAACTTTTGCAAATTCTTGTTCTAGCCAGTTATATTGGGGAGTGTATTTCGCTATAATGCAAGTCCAAAGAAAACATTATGCATGTTAGATCAAAGTAAAAAAATGGATAACTTATATATgtgtaataaaagaaaattaatttGAATATTAAATACCAAAGGCCGAGTAAGAAGAAAGCACAATGATGTGTGCTGATGCACGCTTAATGGAATACCAAAGTGGTGATGTACTTTGAGAAGCTCGGAAAGGGACGTGATATCGGTGCTTGTATGGCTTGAAAAGGGAGTGTTCGTCCTGAAAAGTTATTTTATTTACCACAATATATATTTGAGTTAACACAAGTATTTTGTATGCAAAATGgattaaattgttaattaaacCGAAATCGTGATTTGTCTATTATCATCTATGTAAAGAAAAATCACAAGAAATGAATGTTTGGATGGACGCTTTTAAAACAATGATTATATACTATTTTCTATCAATTTAACCATGAATTTCACAAATAAAGCCATACGGCAAAATCATTTTAATTATGCTGAaatggtttctaattgtttttaattaatatattgttaAATTGTTCATATATAGTGAAAATACATTATGATTCATCGAAAAtgatttttctttctttctaagtacTTTCTCATTAAATATAGTCTTCATCTTGGTAAAAAAACAAGAGTAGAAAATATGGTCATTTTTGTTAGAAATCTCTATCcaaaatggtaatttttttaTTTCATCTTCTTCTAAAGTTATTTGTATAATTTATTTTACCACATTAGAATGCAAAAAGAAGAATTATATGATTTACTCCCTTACGATTTCAGGAGCAAAGTCCAATTCATGATTCCCAGCAATATATATCCATGGCTCGTAAGCATTACTCTTCTCAACAAATCGTCCAAATGTGTCCCACTTCTCGTTATCATGATACGGATGAACGTCAGCATACGAGAAGTCACCAAGGTACAATACAGTCTGACCTTTTCTGCTACCCAAGTAATGTTCCAATGTTTGATTCGATGCATGGGTTTGTCCCAAATCACCTAACACATATATAAAGCATACAATTTGatattattaaatatatattaacatTCTTGTGAATATATTTTCATCATATTTTTAGTAATTAATGAACTCATAATACTACTCACCAATGATCCCAAATGTGTATGGAACATCTGGGCCAACTTCAGGAGGAGTAGTGAACCAAAATCGGCGTGTGTTGTTGCCTTTTCCAAGCTCATACATGTACTTTGTGTTATACTAATACAAacattaataaaaacaaaaatattcaaGAAAATTCATAAGTATAAAAGAATAACAACAATAGGTAGGAACTACCTTATGAATATGAAACATATATGGTATCTTTTAGGGTTTGTGTACGGATACCTCCAAtttattgattgtagcatgaTGAATGTAGCCCGAAGAATAGTTATAGTATCGATAAGTGGTGGTTTTTGAACGAACACGATTTCTCTTGATACCATCTTTATCGTTAGCTTCCCAATAAGTCATATATTTGGGGTGTTTGTTTACGGGTGTCACC containing:
- the LOC111913363 gene encoding purple acid phosphatase 5, encoding MWWLITVLSFLLGRVCDGGITSSYIREAAPSTEIPKKDFPPPSGYNAPEQVHITQGDQIGRSVIVSWVTPVNKHPKYMTYWEANDKDGIKRNRVRSKTTTYRYYNYSSGYIHHATINKLEYNTKYMYELGKGNNTRRFWFTTPPEVGPDVPYTFGIIGDLGQTHASNQTLEHYLGSRKGQTVLYLGDFSYADVHPYHDNEKWDTFGRFVEKSNAYEPWIYIAGNHELDFAPEIDEHSLFKPYKHRYHVPFRASQSTSPLWYSIKRASAHIIVLSSYSAFAKYTPQYNWLEQEFAKVNRSETPWLIILLHSPMYNSNNYHFMEGEGMRVVFEPWFVKYKVDLVFSGHVHSYERSERVSNVQYNITDGLSTPVKDPSAPVYITVGDGGNIEGIADSFTEHQPDYSAFREASFGHALLEIKNRTHAFYNWHRNQDNVSVSGDSIWFYNRYWFPKEESTYSSSTKTA